From Peptoanaerobacter stomatis, one genomic window encodes:
- the fusA gene encoding elongation factor G, giving the protein MGREYPLERTRNIGIMAHIDAGKTTTTERILYYTGITHKLGETHEGASQMDWMEQEKERGITITSAATTAHWKDNRINIIDTPGHVDFTVEVERSLRVLDGAVAVFCAKGGVEPQSENVWRQADNYKVPRIAYVNKMDITGADFYRVIGMMKDRLGSNAVAMQIPIGAEDSFEGMIDLLEMKAIIYKDDQGKDIEITEIPAEYKEKAEEYREKMIESISETDEELMMKYLEGEEITIDELKTALRKAVINTTINPVFCGTSYRNKGVQLLLDAVVDYMPAPTDIEAIKGVLPNGEEAVRHSSDEEPFSALAFKIMADPFVGKLAFFRVYSGILNSGSYVLNSTKNKKERIGRILQMHANTRKEITEVYAGDIAAAVGLKDTTTGDTLCDPSAPIVLESMEFPEPVISVAIEPKSKAAQEKMGTALARLSEEDPTFRVRTDEETGQTIISGMGELHLEIIVDRLLREFKVEANVGAPQVAYRETIRKAVDIENKYAKQSGGRGQYGHVKIRMTPQEPGKGYEFVNAIVGGAIPKEYIGPVDAGIQGAMQSGVVAGYPVVDVKVELYDGSYHEVDSSEMAFKVAASMAFKDGMRKADPVILEPVFKVEVITPEDYMGDVMGDLNSRRGRIEGMEARVGGAQAISAYVPLSEMFGYTTDLRSTTQGRATHTMIFDHYEEVPASIAAKITEKGK; this is encoded by the coding sequence GTGGGTAGAGAATATCCTTTAGAAAGAACCAGAAATATTGGTATAATGGCTCATATAGATGCCGGTAAAACTACAACTACCGAAAGAATACTTTATTATACAGGTATAACTCATAAGCTTGGAGAAACTCATGAGGGGGCGTCTCAAATGGACTGGATGGAGCAGGAAAAAGAAAGAGGTATAACAATTACTTCTGCTGCTACAACAGCTCATTGGAAAGATAATAGAATAAACATAATAGATACTCCGGGACACGTTGACTTCACTGTTGAAGTTGAGCGTTCACTTAGAGTACTTGACGGAGCGGTTGCAGTATTTTGTGCAAAAGGCGGAGTTGAGCCTCAATCAGAAAATGTATGGCGTCAAGCGGACAACTATAAAGTTCCAAGAATAGCATATGTAAACAAGATGGATATTACAGGTGCTGACTTTTATAGAGTTATAGGCATGATGAAAGACAGACTCGGTTCAAATGCTGTAGCTATGCAAATACCGATAGGAGCCGAAGATTCATTTGAAGGAATGATAGATCTTCTTGAAATGAAAGCTATCATATACAAAGATGATCAAGGTAAAGATATAGAAATAACTGAAATACCGGCTGAATATAAAGAAAAAGCTGAAGAATATAGAGAAAAAATGATAGAATCAATTTCTGAAACTGATGAAGAATTGATGATGAAATACCTTGAGGGTGAAGAAATAACTATAGATGAGTTAAAAACAGCTCTTAGAAAAGCAGTAATTAACACTACTATAAATCCTGTTTTCTGTGGAACTTCATACAGAAACAAGGGGGTTCAATTACTTTTGGATGCAGTAGTTGACTATATGCCTGCTCCGACAGATATAGAAGCTATAAAAGGAGTTCTTCCAAACGGAGAAGAAGCTGTAAGACATTCATCAGATGAAGAGCCGTTTTCAGCCTTAGCATTTAAAATAATGGCAGACCCGTTTGTAGGTAAATTGGCTTTCTTTAGAGTTTATTCAGGAATATTGAACTCAGGTTCTTATGTTTTGAACTCAACTAAGAACAAAAAAGAAAGAATAGGTCGTATACTGCAAATGCACGCCAATACAAGAAAAGAAATAACAGAAGTTTATGCAGGAGATATAGCTGCGGCTGTAGGTCTTAAAGATACTACAACAGGAGATACTCTTTGTGATCCATCAGCACCTATAGTGCTTGAATCTATGGAATTCCCTGAACCGGTTATATCAGTAGCGATAGAGCCTAAATCAAAAGCTGCTCAAGAAAAAATGGGTACAGCACTTGCAAGACTTTCTGAAGAAGATCCTACATTCAGAGTCAGAACTGATGAAGAAACAGGACAAACAATAATCTCAGGTATGGGAGAGTTGCACCTTGAAATAATAGTAGACAGATTGCTGAGAGAATTTAAGGTAGAAGCCAATGTAGGTGCACCACAAGTTGCTTACAGAGAAACAATCAGAAAAGCTGTTGATATAGAAAACAAATATGCTAAACAATCAGGTGGTAGAGGACAATATGGTCATGTTAAGATAAGAATGACACCTCAAGAACCTGGTAAAGGATATGAATTTGTCAATGCTATAGTCGGTGGAGCTATTCCGAAGGAATATATAGGACCGGTAGATGCAGGTATACAAGGTGCTATGCAGTCAGGTGTTGTTGCAGGATATCCTGTTGTTGACGTAAAAGTAGAGCTTTATGATGGTTCTTACCACGAAGTCGATTCATCTGAAATGGCGTTTAAAGTTGCAGCATCAATGGCATTCAAAGATGGTATGAGAAAAGCTGACCCTGTTATATTGGAGCCTGTATTCAAGGTAGAAGTAATAACACCTGAAGATTATATGGGTGATGTTATGGGTGACCTTAACTCAAGAAGAGGAAGAATAGAAGGTATGGAGGCAAGAGTAGGTGGAGCTCAAGCAATATCTGCATATGTTCCGCTTTCAGAAATGTTCGGATATACAACCGATCTTCGTTCAACTACTCAAGGTAGAGCAACACATACAATGATATTTGACCACTATGAAGAAGTGCCGGCATCTATAGCGGCTAAGATAACTGAAAAAGGAAAATAA
- the rpsG gene encoding 30S ribosomal protein S7: MPRKGKISKREVLPDPIYSSRVVTKLINKVMLDGKKGTSQRIVYGAFDLIKERTDQDPLEVFEKAMSNIMPVLEVKARRVGGANYQVPIEVRADRRETLGLRWLVRYSRLRGEKGMTEKLAKEIMDAANNTGASVKKREDTHKMAEANRAFAHYRW, encoded by the coding sequence ATGCCAAGAAAAGGGAAAATATCAAAAAGAGAAGTCTTACCTGATCCTATTTATTCAAGCAGAGTTGTAACGAAACTTATAAATAAAGTAATGCTTGACGGAAAGAAAGGTACATCTCAAAGAATAGTATACGGAGCATTTGATTTAATAAAAGAAAGAACCGACCAAGATCCTTTAGAGGTTTTTGAAAAAGCTATGAGCAATATAATGCCGGTTCTTGAAGTAAAAGCAAGAAGAGTCGGTGGAGCTAACTACCAAGTGCCTATAGAAGTAAGAGCTGACAGAAGGGAAACTCTTGGACTTAGATGGCTTGTAAGATATTCAAGACTAAGAGGCGAAAAGGGAATGACTGAAAAACTTGCTAAAGAAATAATGGATGCAGCAAACAATACAGGTGCATCTGTTAAAAAGAGAGAAGACACTCATAAAATGGCAGAAGCAAACAGAGCATTCGCACATTATCGTTGGTAA
- the rpsL gene encoding 30S ribosomal protein S12 — protein sequence MPTISQLIRSGREKVEKKSTSPALQKGFNSLRKKPTDISAPQKRGVCTSVKTVTPKKPNSALRKVARVRLTNSMEVSAYIPGEGHNLQEHSVVLIRGGRVKDLPGVRYHIIRGTLDTAGVEKRRQARSKYGTKKPKEAKK from the coding sequence ATGCCAACTATTAGCCAATTAATAAGAAGTGGTAGAGAAAAAGTTGAAAAGAAATCAACTTCTCCGGCACTACAAAAAGGATTTAATTCACTAAGAAAAAAACCTACAGATATATCAGCTCCACAAAAAAGAGGGGTTTGCACATCTGTAAAGACAGTTACACCGAAAAAACCTAACTCAGCGCTTAGAAAAGTTGCCAGAGTAAGACTTACAAACTCTATGGAAGTTTCAGCGTATATTCCGGGTGAAGGTCACAATCTTCAAGAGCATAGCGTTGTGCTTATAAGAGGCGGTAGAGTAAAAGACTTACCAGGGGTTAGATACCACATCATAAGAGGTACTCTTGATACAGCAGGAGTAGAAAAAAGAAGACAGGCAAGATCAAAATACGGTACAAAGAAACCTAAAGAAGCTAAAAAGTAG
- a CDS encoding potassium channel family protein has translation MKSFAVIGCGRFGSSVAKTLYKLGYDVLAIDYSEEVTQNIADYVTKAVTVSSFDENVLREVGVANCDVVIVGIGSDIEASVITTLAVKELGVGYILCKAGSEIQEKILYKIGANKVITPEKEMGMKIANNLVSENILDKIDLDPNYTIVEIGIPEIWVGKTLAELEIRKRYLLNVVATKKDDELNIVPNPNEILEEDTAILLVGKNEDLQKFENSLKN, from the coding sequence ATGAAGAGTTTTGCAGTTATAGGCTGTGGAAGATTCGGCTCATCTGTTGCAAAGACATTATACAAACTCGGATATGATGTGCTTGCGATAGATTACAGCGAAGAGGTTACTCAAAATATAGCTGATTATGTTACAAAAGCTGTTACTGTAAGCAGTTTTGACGAAAATGTGCTTAGAGAAGTAGGGGTAGCTAATTGTGATGTTGTAATAGTAGGAATAGGTTCAGATATAGAAGCGTCAGTTATAACAACTCTCGCAGTAAAAGAATTGGGAGTCGGATATATATTATGTAAAGCAGGAAGTGAAATACAAGAAAAGATACTTTATAAGATAGGTGCTAATAAAGTTATAACGCCGGAAAAAGAAATGGGTATGAAAATAGCTAATAATCTCGTATCGGAAAATATATTAGATAAGATAGATTTAGATCCTAATTATACAATAGTAGAGATAGGAATTCCTGAAATTTGGGTTGGAAAAACCTTGGCAGAACTTGAAATCAGAAAGAGATATTTGCTAAATGTAGTGGCTACCAAAAAAGATGATGAGCTTAATATAGTTCCTAATCCAAATGAAATATTAGAAGAAGATACTGCAATATTATTGGTCGGAAAAAATGAAGATTTGCAAAAATTTGAAAACAGTTTAAAAAATTGA
- a CDS encoding TrkH family potassium uptake protein, whose protein sequence is MMSVIYRKLSQSQILAGGFLLIAVIGGLILNLPISSANNESVGLLNAMFTSISAVCVTGLIAVDTGTYWSLFGKTVIIILIQIGGLGFMTIATMGIKFMGKKISFSERLVIQESLNSGKISGVIRLSKNIVIISFIIELIGMFFLSFVFIPEMGIIKGIAYSIFHSISAFCNAGFDIMGNFSSLVKYYNNMIVNFTIMFLIIFGGLGFSTILDIKDKKNFYKLALHTKIVIITTSLLILIPSIIFFLIEMNNPQTMGEMKLWEKVLVSLFQIVSPRTAGFNTIDINAMRDSSKFLTIILMFIGGSPASTAGGLKTTTFAIILISVISLIKERENIEAFGRRISYNVLNKALVILVIGFFLVFTGTMIISLTNPQFDFLTILYEVTSAYGTVGLTLGITTKLNAVAKIVLMIIMFSGRVGSLTVLYTFITDLGQKKYIYPKEDIAVG, encoded by the coding sequence ATGATGTCTGTGATATATAGAAAACTTTCTCAAAGTCAAATACTTGCGGGAGGCTTTTTGCTCATAGCGGTAATAGGAGGTCTTATACTTAATTTGCCCATATCAAGTGCAAATAACGAATCTGTCGGTCTGTTAAATGCAATGTTCACGTCTATATCGGCAGTTTGTGTAACCGGACTTATTGCAGTAGACACAGGAACATATTGGTCATTATTCGGTAAAACTGTAATAATAATACTTATTCAGATAGGCGGACTCGGATTTATGACCATAGCTACTATGGGAATCAAATTTATGGGTAAAAAAATTTCTTTTTCTGAAAGACTGGTAATACAAGAGTCACTTAATTCAGGAAAAATCTCCGGAGTTATACGATTGAGCAAAAATATTGTGATAATATCTTTTATTATAGAATTGATTGGGATGTTTTTTCTTTCGTTTGTATTCATCCCTGAAATGGGTATTATAAAAGGGATTGCATACTCAATATTTCATTCAATATCAGCATTTTGCAATGCAGGCTTTGATATTATGGGAAATTTTTCATCGCTTGTAAAGTATTACAACAATATGATTGTAAATTTTACAATAATGTTTCTAATAATATTTGGAGGTTTGGGTTTTTCGACTATTTTGGATATAAAAGATAAAAAGAATTTTTACAAATTGGCATTACATACAAAAATAGTTATAATAACCACATCGTTGCTCATATTAATACCTTCAATAATATTTTTTCTGATTGAAATGAATAACCCTCAAACAATGGGCGAAATGAAATTATGGGAGAAAGTGCTGGTTTCGTTATTTCAAATAGTAAGCCCACGAACAGCGGGATTTAACACGATAGATATAAACGCTATGAGAGACAGCAGCAAATTTTTGACTATAATATTGATGTTTATAGGAGGCTCTCCGGCATCAACCGCAGGAGGTTTAAAGACCACTACATTTGCTATTATATTAATATCAGTTATATCTCTTATAAAAGAAAGAGAAAATATAGAGGCATTTGGAAGAAGAATATCATATAATGTATTGAATAAGGCGCTTGTAATACTTGTGATAGGCTTTTTTCTGGTTTTTACAGGCACGATGATAATATCGCTTACAAATCCTCAGTTTGATTTTTTGACTATATTATATGAAGTTACATCGGCATATGGAACTGTAGGTCTTACTCTCGGTATAACTACAAAATTGAATGCTGTTGCTAAAATAGTGCTTATGATAATAATGTTTTCTGGAAGAGTAGGCTCGCTTACTGTTTTATATACATTTATAACAGATTTGGGACAAAAAAAATATATATATCCGAAAGAAGATATAGCGGTAGGATAG
- the rplT gene encoding 50S ribosomal protein L20 — translation MARVKKAVNAKKKHKKILKLAKGFRGARSKLFRTANQFVMKALAYSYIGRKQKKRNFRALWIARINAGTRQYGLSYSNFMHGLKLSNIDINRKMLSEMAIKDPSGFEALVKVSKQALGK, via the coding sequence ATGGCAAGAGTAAAAAAGGCAGTAAATGCTAAGAAAAAACATAAAAAGATTCTAAAATTAGCTAAAGGATTCAGAGGAGCGAGATCAAAACTTTTCAGAACAGCTAATCAGTTTGTTATGAAAGCACTTGCTTATTCATATATAGGAAGAAAACAAAAGAAGAGAAACTTTAGAGCGCTATGGATAGCAAGAATAAATGCCGGAACAAGACAATACGGTTTGAGTTATTCTAACTTTATGCATGGACTTAAATTGTCAAACATAGATATAAACAGAAAAATGTTGTCAGAAATGGCTATAAAAGATCCAAGCGGATTTGAAGCATTGGTAAAAGTTTCAAAACAAGCATTAGGAAAATAA
- the rpmI gene encoding 50S ribosomal protein L35 produces MPKMKTHRGAAKRIKVTGTGKLKRFKAFKSHILTKKSQKRKRNFRKAAIVSSGDTARISQLLPYK; encoded by the coding sequence ATGCCAAAGATGAAAACTCACAGAGGTGCCGCAAAAAGAATAAAAGTTACCGGCACTGGAAAACTTAAAAGATTTAAAGCTTTCAAATCACATATATTAACTAAAAAATCACAAAAGAGAAAAAGAAACTTCAGAAAAGCTGCCATTGTGTCAAGTGGAGATACAGCAAGAATTTCTCAATTACTACCATATAAATAA
- the infC gene encoding translation initiation factor IF-3 — protein MIIKEQQINEQIRDKEIRLIGEEGEQLGIMSAKDAQNLASSKNLDLVKISPNSNPPVCKIMDYGKYKYEIAKKEKESKKKQKVISMKEVRLRPVIEKHDLETKANMAIKFLAAGDKVKVAVRFRGRELGHKEMGVQVIEKFMEIIKDHGTAGENKPRLEGNTMVLMVDPVKK, from the coding sequence ATGATTATTAAAGAGCAACAAATAAATGAGCAAATTCGTGATAAAGAAATAAGGCTTATCGGAGAAGAAGGAGAACAGCTTGGAATAATGTCGGCGAAGGACGCTCAGAATTTGGCTTCAAGCAAAAATCTTGATTTGGTGAAAATATCACCTAATTCAAACCCGCCTGTGTGCAAGATAATGGACTATGGTAAGTACAAATATGAAATTGCCAAAAAAGAAAAAGAGTCCAAGAAAAAACAAAAAGTCATATCTATGAAAGAGGTAAGATTAAGGCCTGTAATAGAAAAGCATGATTTGGAAACTAAAGCTAATATGGCGATAAAGTTTTTGGCAGCCGGAGATAAGGTGAAAGTTGCTGTAAGGTTTAGAGGTAGAGAGCTTGGACACAAGGAAATGGGAGTTCAGGTAATAGAGAAATTTATGGAAATTATAAAAGACCATGGAACAGCAGGAGAAAATAAACCGCGTCTTGAGGGTAACACTATGGTTTTAATGGTAGATCCTGTAAAAAAATAA
- a CDS encoding GGDEF domain-containing protein, with translation MDKKDGQYSKKEISYYWIIFLGLVLHILAEVVFIYAKVPVLIHYNLFSIALFIVLLTKAKNNKEITALVGFIEVTIYCIVSTTIMGWGYGFQNWLIVVVVLALTVPFSARRKFYMLAIIMALTYLVLYFAKGLEGNINKLTFLDIFLILANRVGLFILLFFSEKALGWSNIIENFFLQNEVKKMKEIVGTDELTGLINRHKMNLILEDMNKSIGKDNSIFYIAFADLDDFKYINDTYGHDVGDKILILIANVLKQEFRNDDVVARWGGEEFLILLRNERDDMGQLDSSKVMSILNRVRIKIENMKMKYKEHNIGVTMTFGSVGSKNYKSVADMINDADAQMYEGKRTGKNKVVVL, from the coding sequence ATGGATAAAAAAGATGGCCAATATTCAAAAAAAGAAATTAGCTATTATTGGATTATATTTTTAGGGCTGGTATTGCATATTTTAGCTGAAGTGGTTTTTATATATGCGAAAGTGCCTGTGTTGATACACTATAATCTGTTCAGTATAGCGTTATTTATCGTACTTTTGACAAAGGCAAAAAATAATAAAGAAATTACCGCATTAGTGGGATTTATTGAAGTTACTATATATTGTATAGTATCTACAACTATTATGGGCTGGGGATACGGTTTTCAAAATTGGCTTATAGTAGTCGTAGTGTTGGCGCTTACAGTTCCGTTTTCAGCAAGACGTAAATTTTATATGCTTGCAATAATTATGGCATTGACATATCTTGTATTATATTTTGCAAAGGGATTGGAAGGAAATATAAACAAACTTACATTTTTGGATATTTTTTTAATTTTAGCAAACAGAGTTGGATTGTTTATTTTGCTTTTCTTTTCGGAAAAAGCACTCGGTTGGTCCAATATAATTGAAAATTTCTTTTTGCAAAATGAAGTAAAAAAGATGAAAGAAATAGTCGGAACGGATGAGCTTACAGGTTTGATAAATAGACATAAGATGAATCTGATACTTGAAGATATGAATAAATCCATAGGTAAAGATAACAGTATATTTTATATAGCGTTTGCAGACTTGGATGATTTTAAATATATAAACGACACATATGGACATGATGTGGGAGACAAAATACTTATACTCATAGCCAATGTGTTGAAACAGGAATTTCGTAATGATGATGTTGTTGCAAGATGGGGCGGAGAGGAATTTTTAATACTTTTAAGAAATGAAAGAGATGACATGGGACAATTAGATTCAAGTAAAGTAATGTCAATATTGAATAGAGTCAGAATAAAGATTGAAAATATGAAGATGAAATATAAGGAGCATAATATCGGAGTTACCATGACGTTTGGAAGTGTAGGCTCAAAAAATTATAAAAGTGTTGCAGATATGATAAATGATGCCGATGCACAGATGTATGAGGGTAAACGTACAGGAAAAAATAAAGTAGTGGTCTTATAA
- a CDS encoding ComEC/Rec2 family competence protein, with the protein MIEKIEIRRFSFFVFIIILFTSAFITYNNSKNINYTKEYTEFKGELIDKIEIRNSKYYIYSKNFVMVNNYISDEYKVGDLICAGGYGQDLLSMGDYGLYLKSKGYDYIMYIDYIEKIGHKISLASIVYDIRQNLKSGIDFLYKEYSPIIRALIIADREFISKDETMLFSRAGISHIISISGFHIVLIAGIFFNITFFLSKKYRYIISVLCTLFYVILTGANPPAVRAYIFYITFIASIFLEERYDIFSIGFLLSAFYMILNPYVIYDFGFCMSFMSVFSIAMFYKIIFEHLEKFVKNNLGKLILSMICVTLSAQILTIPYVYYNFGIVSLISVIANIISVPLISLAYPFILLSMIFVKVPFLRDVFCNIVNFMMFLFYKSNEVLTSLSYSYISFEHKSLIFVVISYIIILFLYTLYINIQIMRNYISNGQGKKRVV; encoded by the coding sequence ATGATTGAAAAAATTGAAATCAGAAGGTTCTCCTTTTTTGTTTTTATAATAATATTATTTACATCAGCTTTCATCACATATAATAATTCAAAAAATATAAATTATACAAAAGAATATACTGAATTTAAAGGAGAGCTTATTGATAAGATAGAAATTCGAAACTCCAAATATTATATATACTCCAAAAATTTTGTTATGGTGAACAATTATATATCAGATGAATATAAAGTCGGAGATTTGATATGTGCAGGCGGATACGGACAGGATTTGCTAAGCATGGGGGATTATGGCTTATATCTTAAAAGCAAAGGCTACGATTATATAATGTATATAGATTATATTGAAAAAATTGGGCACAAAATATCTTTAGCAAGTATTGTGTATGATATAAGGCAAAATTTAAAAAGCGGTATAGATTTTTTGTATAAAGAGTATTCGCCTATAATAAGAGCGCTCATAATTGCTGACAGAGAGTTTATTTCAAAAGATGAGACCATGTTGTTTTCGAGAGCCGGAATAAGCCATATAATAAGCATATCCGGATTTCATATAGTCCTTATTGCCGGAATATTTTTCAATATAACATTTTTTCTTTCTAAAAAATACAGATACATAATTTCTGTTTTGTGCACACTTTTTTATGTGATACTTACAGGTGCAAATCCACCGGCTGTAAGGGCTTATATATTTTATATAACATTTATAGCGAGCATATTTTTAGAAGAGAGATACGATATATTCTCTATAGGTTTCTTGTTGTCGGCATTTTATATGATATTAAATCCTTATGTCATATATGATTTCGGATTTTGTATGTCATTTATGTCGGTGTTTTCCATAGCTATGTTTTATAAAATCATCTTTGAACATTTGGAAAAATTTGTGAAAAATAATTTAGGTAAATTGATTTTGTCTATGATATGTGTAACTTTATCAGCGCAGATACTTACAATTCCGTATGTGTATTACAACTTTGGGATAGTGAGTTTGATAAGTGTAATTGCCAATATCATAAGCGTTCCGCTTATATCATTGGCGTATCCTTTCATATTACTGTCAATGATTTTTGTTAAAGTCCCGTTTTTAAGAGATGTTTTTTGCAATATAGTCAATTTTATGATGTTCTTATTTTATAAATCTAATGAAGTTTTGACATCGCTGTCTTATTCGTATATAAGCTTTGAGCATAAGAGTTTGATTTTTGTAGTTATATCATACATAATAATATTGTTTTTATATACTCTATATATAAATATACAGATTATGAGAAATTATATTTCAAATGGACAAGGTAAGAAAAGAGTTGTATAA
- a CDS encoding zinc metallopeptidase, giving the protein MPYYYGFGYDWTFILIIIGGIISMLASGRLKSTFSRYSMIRSASGMTGAQTARAILDANGLSNIRIVPIAGELTDHYDPRNKTIALSQSVINSTSIAAVSVAAHECGHAVQDLKDYKPYLLRAGIVPVVNIGQNLAMPIFIAGIIFGSFNFLVPIGIGLFSLTLLFQIITLPVEFDASNRAFDLLRECNVLKVQEIDGSKKVLKAAALTYVAGVAASLLSVLRLIMIANSGRRRN; this is encoded by the coding sequence ATGCCATATTACTACGGATTCGGATATGATTGGACATTTATACTTATAATTATAGGCGGAATTATATCAATGCTTGCAAGCGGAAGATTAAAATCTACCTTTTCAAGATATTCTATGATAAGAAGTGCATCAGGTATGACAGGTGCTCAAACTGCAAGAGCTATATTGGATGCAAACGGACTTTCGAATATAAGAATTGTACCTATAGCAGGAGAGCTTACAGATCATTATGATCCGAGAAATAAAACGATAGCCTTGTCACAGTCGGTTATAAATTCTACATCTATTGCAGCAGTAAGTGTAGCGGCTCATGAATGTGGACATGCTGTGCAAGACTTGAAGGATTATAAACCTTATCTTTTAAGAGCGGGCATAGTTCCCGTTGTAAATATAGGACAAAATTTGGCTATGCCGATATTTATAGCAGGTATAATATTTGGAAGTTTTAATTTTCTTGTTCCTATAGGTATAGGATTGTTTTCGCTCACACTTTTATTTCAAATAATAACACTACCTGTTGAGTTTGACGCATCAAACAGAGCGTTTGACTTGCTTAGGGAATGTAATGTTCTGAAAGTTCAAGAAATAGACGGTTCAAAAAAGGTATTAAAAGCTGCGGCGTTGACTTATGTGGCAGGAGTTGCGGCATCTTTGTTATCTGTACTCAGACTTATTATGATAGCTAACTCTGGGAGAAGAAGAAATTAA
- a CDS encoding flagellar protein FliS, translating to MSYKEDLAIKIATGNSCELVALQYQALIENVQDLGKYINKNDKEKTFAASDKIRDILSNLIATLGDDNNDFKNASIDLYLYINRVVNNAVIKKDTSEISGIIKIFETLRDAWYSAGANMSDKNEHKNLSKGITYGKTDVNISGSTSDLGRG from the coding sequence ATGTCATATAAGGAAGATTTGGCTATTAAAATAGCTACAGGCAATTCTTGTGAGCTTGTGGCGCTTCAGTATCAGGCTCTAATTGAAAATGTACAAGATTTGGGGAAATATATAAATAAAAATGATAAAGAAAAAACTTTCGCCGCATCAGATAAGATAAGGGATATATTGTCCAATCTCATAGCTACCCTCGGAGATGACAACAATGATTTCAAAAACGCAAGTATTGACTTATATCTATATATAAACAGAGTCGTAAATAATGCAGTGATAAAAAAAGATACAAGTGAGATAAGCGGCATTATAAAGATATTTGAAACGCTAAGAGATGCGTGGTACAGTGCCGGTGCAAATATGAGCGACAAAAATGAACATAAAAACTTGTCCAAGGGTATAACTTATGGCAAGACTGATGTTAATATAAGTGGAAGTACCAGTGATTTGGGCAGAGGATAA
- a CDS encoding ABC transporter ATP-binding protein, translating to MSQDIVKSPFIQIKHIRKVYRMGNEKVVALNDVSLDIKRGEFVCFLGKSGSGKSTFLNMVAGLEKPTKGEIIIGGVHLEKLDEEEVTLFRQKNIGFIFQAYQLIPSLNAIENVALPLVFRGMSAKQSQKVAKKYLDDVGLKGYYNRKPSQMSGGQQQRVGIARALVGNSKIIFADEPTGNLDSNTTLDVMNIIVDIAKKNNQTIILVTHDNMIADYADTIVELKDGDIINVSRPKQNQ from the coding sequence TTGTCTCAAGATATTGTAAAATCTCCATTTATACAAATAAAGCATATAAGAAAAGTATATCGAATGGGTAATGAAAAAGTGGTTGCATTAAACGATGTCTCGCTTGATATAAAAAGAGGAGAGTTTGTTTGTTTTTTGGGTAAATCCGGCTCCGGTAAATCGACATTTTTAAATATGGTCGCCGGACTTGAAAAGCCCACTAAAGGAGAAATAATCATAGGCGGTGTACACTTAGAAAAGTTAGACGAAGAGGAAGTCACGTTGTTCAGACAAAAAAATATAGGTTTCATATTTCAAGCATATCAACTCATACCCTCTCTTAATGCCATAGAAAACGTAGCACTCCCATTAGTATTTAGAGGTATGTCGGCAAAACAGTCACAAAAAGTAGCCAAAAAATATCTTGATGACGTTGGGCTTAAAGGCTATTATAATAGAAAACCGAGCCAAATGAGTGGAGGACAACAGCAAAGAGTTGGAATTGCAAGAGCTCTTGTAGGTAACTCCAAAATTATTTTTGCTGATGAGCCTACAGGAAATTTGGACTCCAACACCACTTTGGACGTAATGAATATAATAGTTGACATCGCAAAAAAAAATAACCAGACAATCATACTCGTAACACACGATAATATGATAGCCGATTATGCAGACACCATAGTTGAATTAAAAGACGGAGATATAATAAATGTCTCAAGACCTAAGCAAAACCAATAA